In the Arachis ipaensis cultivar K30076 chromosome B10, Araip1.1, whole genome shotgun sequence genome, one interval contains:
- the LOC107621405 gene encoding F-box/FBD/LRR-repeat protein At5g56420-like — protein sequence MVEAHLDICLERVEHGAWLPELLQALRETKFLALKYETTQLSSTQCLFSAPAFEFPEFHRLLNLELHVPCLNRNFLHNCRVLEGLVICIWKRAYAHPVKYNGPRPPTMVPNCLTSHLRSFEFRRYQDSTDEREFIVCLLQRGLVLKTVIIHLKSDFDLETKYNIVKELSAIPRGSTICQLNFIDHNHG from the exons ATGGTGGAGGCACATCTTGATATTTGTCTTGAACGTGTTGAGCATGGGGCTTGGTTGCCCGAGCTTCTCCAGGCACTCCGCGAAACAAAATTCTTGGCATTGAAATATGAAACAACACAG TTATCTTCTACACAGTGCTTATTTAGTGCTCCAGCTTTTGAGTTTCCAGAATTTCACCGTTTGCTCAATCTAGAGCTTCATGTTCCATGTTTGAACAGAAACTTCCTTCATAATTGTCGTGTACTTGAAGGTCTTGTAATTTGTATTTGGAAG CGAGCATATGCTCACCCGGTGAAATATAATGGGCCAAGACCACCAACCATGGTTCCTAATTGTTTGACATCACATCTCAGGAGTTTTGAGTTTAGAAGATATCAAGACTCTACAGATGAGCGTGAATTTATTGTATGTCTTTTACAAAGAGGACTTGTTTTGAAGACAGTCATAATTCATCTTAAATCTGATTTCGACCTAGAGACTAAGTACAATATTGTCAAGGAATTATCTGCTATTCCGAGGGGTTCTACAATATGTCAGCTTAATTTCATTGACCACAATCATG GTTGA
- the LOC107622571 gene encoding alpha-1,4 glucan phosphorylase L isozyme, chloroplastic/amyloplastic, whose protein sequence is MASPSPMRLSSATAGSMRTQGLLGCSSVSGIIGAASRSSRSKLLMMRNTAKLNLTMMRNRRSSFTLVKCVSSSEAPQKLQEQDPLSHEHETTTSLGSFTPDATSIASSIKYHAEFTPLFSPENFELPQAFCATAQSVRDALIINWNATYDYYEKLNVKQAYYLSMEFLQGRALLNAIGNLELTGSYAEALSKLGYKLEDVAGQEPDAALGNGGLGRLASCFLDSLATLNYPAWGYGLRYKYGLFKQRITKDGQEEVAEDWLEMGNPWEIVRNDVSYPVKFYGQIVSGSDGKKHWIGGEDILAVAHDVPIPGYKTKSTINLRLWSTKAASEEFDLYAFNAGKHTEANEALANAEKICYILYPGDESIEGKTLRLKQQYTLCSASLQDIITRFERRSGATVNWEEFPEKVAVQMNDTHPTLCIPELMRILIDIKDLSWEDAWNITQRTVAYTNHTVLPEALEKWSLDLMQKLLPRHVEIIEMIDHELIRTIITEYGTSDSKLLEKKLKEMRILDNVELPVEFADVLVKPDETIEPHDELENPEQEVEKDNNEEAKEAGEEIIAKEDEKEALLQPVPELPKLVRMANLCVVGGHAVNGVAEIHSEIVKDEVFNSFYQLWPEKFQNKTNGVTPRRWIRFCNPALSKIITKWIGTEDWVLNTEKLAELRKFADNEDLQKQWREAKRANKMKVAALIRERTGYSVSADAMFDIQVKRIHEYKRQLLNILGIVYRYKKMKEMTPKERKANFVPRVCIFGGKAFATYVQAKRIVKFITDVGATVNHDPEIGDLLKVIFVPDYNVSVAEMLIPASELSQHISTAGMEASGTSNMKFAMNGCILIGTLDGANVEIREEVGEDNFFLFGAKAHEIAGLRKERAEGKFVPDPRFEEVKKFVRSGVFGPYNYDELMGSLEGNEGFGRADYFLVGKDFPSYIECQEKVDKAYQDQKTWTRMSILNTAGSHKFSSDRTIHEYARDIWNIEPVELP, encoded by the exons ATGGCATCGCCATCGCCAATGCGGCTCTCTTCTGCGACGGCGGGTTCCATGAGAACCCAGGGGCTTCTAGGGTGCAGCTCTGTGTCCGGGATCATCGGTGCGGCTTCACGATCCTCAAGGTCGAAGCTCTTGATGATGCGAAACACCGCGAAGCTCAACCTTACGATGATGAGGAACAGGAGGAGCTCCTTCACGTTGGTGAAGTGCGTGTCCAGCAGTGAGGCTCCTCAGAAGCTGCAGGAGCAGGATCCACTTTCTCACGAACATG AAACTACAACTTCTCTGGGCTCCTTCACACCAGATGCTACTTCTATCGCATCAAGTATCAAATACCATGCAGAGTTTACTCCCCTGTTTTCTCCAGAGAATTTTGAGCTTCCGCAAGCTTTCTGTGCAACTGCACAGAGTGTTCGTGATGCTCTAATAATAAACTGGAATGCTACTTATGATTACTATGAGAAACTGAATGTTAAGCAGGCTTATTACCTCTCAATGGAATTTTTACAG GGAAGAGCATTATTAAATGCAATTGGAAATCTAGAGCTGACAGGTTCCTATGCAGAGGCTTTGAGCAAGCTTGGGTATAAATTAGAAGATGTGGCGGGTCAG GAGCCGGATGCTGCACTTGGAAATGGGGGTCTTGGGCGTCTTGCTTCATGTTTCTTGGACTCATTGGCAACATTGAATTATCCAGCATGGGGTTATGGATTGAGATACAAGTATGGCTTATTTAAACAGAGAATAACAAAAGATGGGCAGGAGGAAGTTGCTGAAGATTGGCTTGAG ATGGGCAATCCCTGGGAGATTGTTAGAAATGATGTTTCATATCCTGTAAAGTTCTATGGTCAAATTGTTTCTGGCTCAGATGGTAAAAAGCATTGGATTGGAGGAGAAGACATACTAGCTGTTGCACATGATGTCCCAATACCGGGATATAAAACTAAAAGCACTATCAATTTGAGACTTTGGTCTACCAAAGCTGCATCTGAAGAATTTGATTTGTATGCTTTCAATGCTGGAAAGCACACTGAAGCAAATGAGGCTTTAGCCAATGCTGAAAAG ATATGCTACATTCTCTACCCTGGGGATGAGTCAATAGAGGGGAAGACCCTTCGTCTCAAGCAACAATATACTTTATGTTCGGCTTCTCTTCAAGACATCATTACTCGTTTTGAGAGAAGATCAGGAGCAACAGTGAACTGGGAAGAGTTTCCTGAAAAGGTTGCAGTGCAGATGAATGATACTCATCCCACCTTGTGCATCCCTGAATTGATGAGAATCTTAATAGATATAAAGGATTTAAGTTGGGAAGATGCTTGGAATATCACTCAAAG AACTGTTGCGTACACAAATCATACTGTACTTCCTGAGGCACTAGAGAAATGGAGCTTGGACCTCATGCAGAAACTGCTCCCACGCCATGTTGAGATTATCGAAATGATTGATCACGAG CTAATTCGGACCATAATCACAGAGTATGGCACATCAGATTCTAAGTTACTGGAAAAAAAGTTGAAGGAAATGAGAATACTAGATAATGTTGAATTGCCTGTGGAATTTGCGGATGTACTGGTTAAGCCTGATGAGACCATTGAACCTCACGACGAGCTTGAAAATCCTGAACAAGAAGTGGAAAAGGATAATAATGAAGAGGCAAAAGAGGCAGGGGAAGAAATAATTGCTAAAGAGGATGAAAAAGAGGCGTTGCTGCAGCCAGTACCGGAACTACCCAAATTGGTTCGAATGGCAAATCTCTGTGTTGTGGGTGGTCATGCTGTGAATGGAGTTGCAGAGATACACAGTGAAATTGTGAAGGATGAAGTATTCAATTCATTTTATCAG TTGTGGCCTGAGAAATTCCAAAACAAAACAAATGGTGTGACACCTAGGAGGTGGATCAGGTTCTGCAATCCTGCCTTAAGTAAAATAATAACCAAGTGGATAGGCACAGAGGATTGGGTCCTGAATACTGAAAAACTGGCTGAACTACGGAAG TTTGCAGACAATGAGGATCTACAAAAGCAGTGGAGGGAGGCAAAGAGGGCTAACAAGATGAAAGTTGCAGCATTAATCAGAGAACGAACAGGGTATTCTGTCAGTGCTGATGCAATGTTTGACATACAG GTAAAGAGAATCCATGAATATAAGCGACAACTATTGAATATTTTGGGAATTGTTTACCGCTACAAGAAGATGAAAGAAATGACTCCCAAAGAAAGGAAAGCAAATTTTGTTCCAAGGGTTTGTATATTTGGGGGAAAAGCATTTGCTACATATGTGCAAGCCAAGAGAATTGTGAAATTTATCACAGATGTTGGGGCTACAGTGAATCATGATCCTGAAATAGGAGACCTGCTTAAG GTTATTTTTGTCCCTGATTACAATGTCAGTGTTGCTGAGATGCTGATTCCAGCAAGTGAATTGTCACAACATATCAG TACTGCTGGTATGGAGGCAAGTGGAACTAGCAACATGAAATTTGCAATGAATGGCTGCATACTCATTGGAACATTAGATGGGGCCAATGTTGAAATAAGGGAAGAGGTTGGAGAAGACAACTTCTTCCTCTTTGGCGCTAAGGCTCATGAAATTGCTGGTCTTAGGAAAGAAAGAGCTGAGGGAAAG TTCGTTCCTGATCCACGATTTGAAGAAGTTAAAAAGTTCGTCAGAAGTGGTGTTTTTGGGCCTTACAACTATGATGAATTGATGGGATCCTTAGAAGGAAATGAAGGTTTTGGCCGTGCAGATTATTTTCTTGTTGGCAAGGACTTCCCCAGCTACATAGAATGCCAAGAGAAGGTTGATAAAGCATACCAGGATCAAAAA ACTTGGACAAGAATGTCGATATTGAACACAGCAGGTTCGCACAAGTTTAGCAGTGACCGCACCATTCATGAATATGCCCGAGACATTTGGAACATTGAGCCAGTCGAATTGCCATAG
- the LOC107621404 gene encoding uncharacterized protein LOC107621404 produces MASENVYLILYPDGEISHTTEGITFVCDDPLWIMIPPQTSLQDLKNLILVHTGMVGKKEITKLTYRMPVAVANSFAYQKMQIKSDQQVSMMFSYHRSIGTIYSLELCLNIQDIGGSSSSSNNVDGVRNLGAADLVPGPDTSRARSPSFNAFVVREQNANLREARPSPSTLLGFDRHADVGIGETSDEDDIEEFIGDEAEAVPETQPLHGDHVPPTPVEPVGGRVSSSTPAHYMSLNLGAMHSSNAKDRPSSYALSGEMELEIGLKFLNRETAMLAVKNYNIRRSAEYKVVESDQRRYVCRCKQFGDRCCWMVQVAKTTSSRFWKIRKYEGPHSCLASSMSQDHAQLDSNVICQHIFPMVHADATICVKVLQGSVESAYGYKVSYKKVWHAKQKAIARIYGDWDESYDQLRRYFNALQAFVPGTIVDLQTVPYYIENTLDRDSVMFHQVFWSFPSCVQAFRHCKPLVSVDGTHLYGKYAGTLLMAIAQDGNNNILPVAFALVERENIDSWYFFLTNLRRHVATRPGVLLISDRHAAIKAALEREGCGWEHNVYCVRHIASNFATSFKSKEAKRHLVNAAYSKTQEQAQYYLDLISSEDPIASPQMMGWIRGLEPPKWLQHLDEGRRYGHMTTNLSECINSVLKGTRNLPVCAIVKSTYHRLNELFVVKGRQAQAQIASGQVFSQFLQKVILANREGISQMLVTSYDRATTIFTVDEIAAVGMQSRFRVNLQARRCDCGYFQALHYPCAHALAACAYSRLEWEQYVDLVYRVESVFRVYEMEFQPMPDEERWPSYEGPRVRPNPLLRRTLEGRPVSTRIRNEMDEVEPGPGKRCGLCRQPGHTRQHCPHASAT; encoded by the exons ATGGCTTCGGAGAACgtgtatttaattttatatcCCGATGGAGAAATTTCTCATACAACAGAAGGGATTACATTCGTTTGCGATGATCCATTATGGATAATGATTCCACCACAGACATCGTTGCAAGATCTGAAGAATCTGATTCTGGTTCATACTGGAATGGTTGGGAAAAAAGAAATCACGAAGCTGACTTACAGGATGCCGGTTGCAGTGGCCAACTCGTTTGCGTATCAAAAAATGCAGATAAAATCTGATCAGCAGGTGTCGATGATGTTCTCTTATCATCGCAGCATAGGTACCATATATTCGTTAGAGCTTTGCCTGAATATTCAGGATATTGGCGGAAGCTCGTCCAGTTCCAATAATGTGGATGGTGTGAGAAATCTGGGAGCGGCTGATCTTGTACCGGGGCCGGATACAAGTAGGGCCCGTAGTCCAAGCTTCAATGCGTTTGTTGTGCGGGAACAGAATGCAAATCTTCGGGAAGCGCGCCCCTCCCCTTCAACGTTACTTGGGTTCGATAGGCATGCCGATGTTGGCATTGGTGAAACTTCTGACGAGGATGACATTGAAGAATTCATTGGTGATGAGGCAGAAGCCGTTCCGGAAACGCAACCTCTGCATGGCGACCATGTGCCTCCAACACCTGTCGAACCGGTAGGTGGACGTGTATCCTCCAGCACACCTGCACACTACATGTCCCTAAATCTTGGAGCAATGCATTCGAGTAACGCAAAGGACAGACCTAGCAGCTACGCTCTGTCAGGCGAGATGGAGCTCGAGATTGGGTTAAAGTTTCTGAACCGGGAAACAGCGATGCTGGCAGTCAAAAACTACAACATCCGTAGGAGTGCAGAGTATAAGGTCGTAGAATCAGACCAAAGGAGGTATGTATGTCGATGCAAGCAGTTCGGTGATCGATGTTGTTGGATGGTACAGGTTGCGAAGACAACGTCTTCCCGATTTTGGAAAATTCGAAAATACGAAGGGCCTCATAGTTGCCTGGCAAGTTCGATGTCTCAGGACCATGCTCAACTAGATAGCAATGTGATCTGCCAGCACATATTCCCCATGGTGCATGCTGATGCGACTATTTGTGTAAAGGTGTTGCAAGGATCGGTAGAGTCAGCGTACGGGTACAAGGTGTCTTACAAGAAGGTTTGGCACGCGAAGCAGAAGGCAATCGCAAGGATCTATGGTGATTGGGACGAGTCGTATGACCAGCTGCGCAGATACTTCAATGCGCTCCAAGCCTTCGTCCCAG GGACAATTGTTGACCTCCAAACGGTTCCGTACTATATCGAAAACACCCTTGATCGTGATAGTGTCATGTTTCACCAGGTTTTCTGGTCGTTCCCTTCATGTGTTCAAGCGTTTAGGCATTGCAAGCCGCTGGTCTCAGTAGACGGAACACATCTGTACGGGAAGTACGCTGGCACCCTTCTCATGGCCATAGCACAGGATGGAAACAACAACATTCTGCCCGTCGCTTTCGCCCTCGTCGAAAGAGAGAACATAGATTCATGGTACTTCTTCCTGACCAATTTGAGGAGACATGTAGCGACTAGGCCAGGAGTTCTTCTTATCTCCGACAGGCATGCTGCAATAAAGGCCGCCTTGGAGCGTGAAGGATGTGGCTGGGAACACAATGTTTACTGTGTACGGCATATTGCTTCCAACTTCGCAACAAGTTTCAAGAGTAAGGAAGCCAAAAGACACCTAGTTAATGCCGCTTATTCGAAGACGCAAGAGCAGGCACAGTACTACCTTGACTTAATTAGCAGCGAGGATCCCATAGCATCGCCACAGATGATGGGTTGGATACGAGGGTTGGAGCCACCTAAATGGCTGCAGCACCTTGATGAGGGCCGACGATATGGTCACATGACGACCAATCTTTCCGAGTGTATCAACTCCGTCCTGAAGGGCACTAGAAATCTACCCGTCTGTGCAATTGTGAAGTCTACCTACCATCGCCTAAATGAGTTATTCGTCGTCAAGGGTCGGCAAGCACAAGCTCAGATTGCAAGCGGTCAAGTGTTCTCACAGTTCCTGCAAAAAGTCATATTAGCGAACCGTGAGGGAATTTCTCAGATGCTAGTGACGTCGTACGATAGAGCCACCACCATATTCACAGTCGACGAAATAGCTGCTGTAGGGATGCAATCTCGGTTTAGGGTTAACCTTCAGGCTCGTAGATGTGACTGTGGTTACTTCCAGGCGTTACACTACCCATGTGCTCATGCTCTAGCCGCTTGCGCGTACTCGAGACTAGAGTGGGAACAGTATGTTGACTTGGTCTACCGGGTTGAGAGCGTGTTTCGGGTCTATGAAATGGAATTCCAGCCAATGCCGGATGAGGAGAGGTGGCCCTCTTACGAAGGACCACGTGTCCGTCCCAACCCCCTCCTACGACGCACACTTGAAGGACGTCCGGTGTCTACGAGGATTCGGAATGAGATGGACGAGGTTGAGCCGGGACCCGGTAAGCGGTGTGGCCTTTGCAGGCAACCAGGACATACAAGGCAACATTGTCCCCACGCTTCTGCAACCTAG